The following coding sequences lie in one Ostrea edulis chromosome 8, xbOstEdul1.1, whole genome shotgun sequence genomic window:
- the LOC125661304 gene encoding uncharacterized protein LOC125661304, which translates to MVNTCVVWGCTNRSRPGDSSLKFFDIPKVIEHQGIQTKELTSERRRIWLARINRADFSPDPSKRHFKVCSDHFIQGMKADLFDKTNPDWAPSLKLRPTQTNGLESSKKRYERTQTRKGKKVKFQTAEALLKLQEIPHSEEDMREIESTDINCDPPDSDSGKCTFLLEGTLECRKREMESEEEREIKRLKQENLALKEKLCAGTGEVSPETFKEEEKVKHYTGLSYSILMALFSFLEPHIPYTSRSALTKFQKLVLVLMKLRLNLGIQDLGYRFKVTPSCVSKTFLDVIHVIPSNLLARAETWSNYKHHNTVKYLIGITPQGAVSFLSSGYGGRVPDKYITENCGLLAKLLPGDVVLADRGFNISENVGLCCAEVKIPAFTRGKEQLSPLELEATRKIAHTRIHVERVIGLVRNKFSILQGTIPIDYLHCQAENVPTIDKITTVCCALTNLCDSVVPFG; encoded by the exons ATGGTAAACACCTGTGTTGTCTGGGGTTGTACAAACCGATCGAGGcctggagattcaagtttgaagtttttcGATATCCCTAAGGTTATCGAACACCAGGGAATTCAAACAAAGGAACTAACAAGCGAACGCCGAAGAATATGGCTGGCCCGTATAAACAGAGCAGATTTCTCGCCAGATCCATCGAAACGACATTTCAAAGTATGCTCCGACCATTTCATCCAAG gcaTGAAGgctgatttgtttgataaaaccAATCCAGACTGGGCACCATCTTTGAAACTTAGGCCAACACAGACAAATGGATTAGAGTCTTCCAAGAAACGCTATGAAAGAACGCAGACCAGAAAGGGAAAAAAAGTAAAGTTCCAGACAGCTGAAGCACTTTTGAAATTGCAAGAAATCCCACACAGTGAAGAAGACATGAGGGAGATTGAGAGTACAGACATCAATTGTGATCCACCAGATTCTGACTCAGGAAAATGCACTTTCCTTCTAGAGGGAACACTGGAATGTAGAAAGAGGGAGATGGAAAGTGAAGAAGAACGTGAAATTAAGAGACTGAAGCAAGAAAACCTAGCACTCAAGGAGAAGCTTTGTGCTGGAACTGGTGAGGTTTCTCCTGAAACAttcaaagaagaagaaaaggTGAAACACTACACTGGATTAAGCTATTCAATACTGATGGCCTTGTTTAGTTTTTTGGAGCCACACATTCCATATACATCAAGGAGTGCTCTAACAAAGTTCCAGAAACTGGTCCTAGTACTGATGAAACTGAGACTTAATCTGGGCATACAGGATCTAGGATATAGGTTTAAAGTGACTCCAAGCTGTGTCTCCAAAACATTCTTAGATGTTATACATGTCAT ACCATCAAACCTTTTGGCAAGAGCTGAGACCTGGAGTAACTACAAACATCACAACACTGTGAAGTACCTCATCGGAATTACACCACAGGGAGCTGTATCATTTCTGTCAAGTGGATATGGTGGACGTGTACCAGACAAATACATAACAGAGAACTGTGGGCTTTTGGCAAAACTTCTGCCAGGTGATGTTGTTTTAGCTGATCGTGGATTTAACATTTCTGAAAATGTTGGACTGTGTTGTGCTGAAGTGAAAATCCCTGCTTTCACAAGGGGGAAAGAGCAATTGTCTCCCTTAGAATTAGAGGCTACAAGAAAAATTGCCCACACAAGAATCCACGTTGAGCGAGTTATAGGACTTGTACGGAACAAGTTCTCCATCCTGCAGGGCACCATCCCAATTGACTACTTGCATTGCCAAGCTGAAAATGTTCCTACGATTGACAAAATTACAACTGTGTGTTGTGCACTGACAAATCTCTGTGATTCTGTTGTACCATTTGGTTGA
- the LOC125662992 gene encoding uncharacterized protein LOC125662992, with amino-acid sequence MAGKKRIEELKLTSVQEERLIELFHDEPDLWNVSSASYSRRDCRQKALSNIQEKVREEYEGLECNVDQIQAKISYLREYYSKELSKINKSRKSGTGTDELYTSSWVHFKSLDVFLRSQIVPRGTQSNLVSYTRSHCQ; translated from the exons atggcGGGTAAAAAGAGAATAGAAGAATTAAAATTAACATCAGTTCAAGAAGAGAGACTTATTGAGCTGTTTCATGATGAACCAGACCTCTGGAACGTGTCGTCGGCGTCTTATTCAAGAAGAGATTGCAGACAGAAGGCATTAAGTAACATTCAAGAAAAAGTAAGGGAGGAATATGAAGGTCTAGAATGTAATG TCGATCAAATACAGGCCAAAATATCCTATCTTAGAGAATACTATTCTAAGGAATTGTCAAAAATAAACAAGTCCAGAAAGAGTGGCACTGGCACCGATGAACTCTACACCAGTTCATGGGTTCATTTTAAATCCCTGGATGTCTTTTTGAGATCACAGATTGTCCCCAGAGGAACGCAGTCCAATCTTGTAAGTTATACCAGATCCCACTGCCAATAA